In the Micromonospora narathiwatensis genome, one interval contains:
- a CDS encoding TadE/TadG family type IV pilus assembly protein has protein sequence MRRRWNRRERGSASIEMAVVAPAILALFASAVIAGRVNLARQALEAAAYDAARTASLARTSREANAQAQAAARATLEAQGLSCTSLNVTVSTAGFDVPVGQPATVTATLRCRATFSDVALPGMPGTVPISASFTSPLDTYRGRALGFGITEAGSAANPSVGGV, from the coding sequence ATGAGGAGGCGATGGAACCGCCGGGAACGCGGGTCGGCATCCATCGAGATGGCAGTCGTCGCGCCCGCCATCCTGGCGTTGTTCGCCAGCGCTGTCATCGCGGGCCGGGTCAACCTCGCCCGTCAGGCTCTGGAAGCGGCGGCCTACGACGCTGCACGCACCGCTTCCTTGGCACGCACCTCAAGAGAGGCGAACGCCCAGGCGCAGGCGGCCGCCCGCGCCACGCTCGAGGCCCAGGGACTGAGCTGCACCAGCTTGAACGTCACGGTCTCCACCGCAGGCTTCGACGTCCCCGTCGGGCAACCCGCCACCGTCACCGCCACCCTGAGGTGCCGTGCGACCTTCTCCGACGTCGCACTGCCCGGCATGCCTGGCACGGTGCCGATCAGCGCATCCTTCACCAGCCCGCTGGACACATATCGGGGAAGAGCTCTCGGGTTCGGGATTACTGAAGCAGGTTCTGCGGCGAACCCGAGTGTGGGTGGCGTGTGA
- the fxlM gene encoding methyltransferase, FxLD system, translating to MPTPVWRQYTVEFPTPSTAEEVATTVLAPAMDAAQDEGVLHGWWYVRKYPTWRWRYVADDPTSHLVEDVLETLAVDDRIVNWTRGVYEPETLAFGGTAGMRVAHELFHQDSRHQLLRPAAASAALGNRELAVLLCSVLTRSAGLDWYEQGDVWAKVVELRPIPATPAEEQAASLTRAMNRLMTADARSLTHPDSGGPLIGNGPWFDAFEAAGQALADLARHGRLRRGLRAVLAHHVIFHANRLGLSLRNQSTLAALAVRNVFHTTRSIVSTSESTSTTVSVDQVTPLRDPNDLRSELTDRLRAEDIIRTPRVEAAMRRTPRHLFLPGVPLEQAYADGPVYTKTDGCGTSISAASQPRIVAMMLEQLDAQPGHRVMEAGAGTGYNAALVAAIVGDTGHVVTIDIDDDLVAGAREHLAAAGVTNVEVVQKDGALGHRDCAPYDRIIATVGAWETPTAWLEQLAPDGRLVVPLRLRGAASRSIIFERHDGGWRDNGSELAVFMPLRGIGDDARRLVALTPEQDVTLQVHKDQDVEAAALAGVLDTEPYELWTDVLFPPMVPYEWMDLWLACRLDNAIMRLNAQPVAIERGTVAPMFPWGAMATTRGADLAYLTIRPAPPAADGGKLYEVGVIGHGPGGKDLAQHVSEEIRIWNADYRSRTVRFEIPDAPVAADPSIGRFILSRPHHPITVTWR from the coding sequence ATGCCAACACCCGTCTGGCGGCAGTACACCGTCGAGTTCCCCACCCCATCCACGGCTGAGGAGGTCGCCACCACCGTCCTGGCACCCGCGATGGACGCCGCGCAGGACGAAGGCGTCCTGCACGGATGGTGGTACGTCCGGAAGTACCCCACCTGGCGGTGGCGGTACGTTGCCGACGATCCGACGTCACATCTCGTCGAGGATGTGCTGGAGACACTCGCCGTCGATGACCGCATCGTCAACTGGACGCGTGGCGTCTACGAGCCGGAGACGCTGGCCTTCGGCGGCACGGCCGGCATGCGCGTGGCGCACGAGCTGTTCCACCAGGACAGTCGCCACCAATTGCTCCGGCCAGCCGCCGCCTCGGCCGCGCTGGGGAACCGCGAACTCGCCGTCCTGCTCTGCAGCGTCCTGACGCGCAGCGCCGGCCTGGACTGGTACGAGCAGGGTGACGTCTGGGCGAAGGTCGTCGAATTACGTCCCATCCCCGCCACGCCCGCCGAGGAGCAGGCCGCGTCGCTGACCCGGGCGATGAACCGGCTCATGACAGCCGACGCCCGCAGCCTGACCCACCCCGACTCGGGCGGTCCGCTGATCGGCAACGGCCCGTGGTTCGACGCGTTTGAGGCAGCCGGTCAGGCCCTCGCCGACCTCGCTCGGCACGGCCGCCTCCGGCGCGGGCTCCGCGCCGTCCTCGCCCACCACGTCATCTTCCACGCCAACCGCCTGGGCCTGTCCCTGCGGAACCAGTCCACCCTCGCCGCGCTCGCGGTGAGGAACGTCTTCCACACCACGAGGAGCATCGTGTCGACCTCTGAATCCACATCCACGACCGTTAGCGTTGACCAGGTGACCCCGCTTCGTGACCCTAACGACCTGCGAAGCGAGCTCACTGACCGGCTGCGCGCCGAAGACATCATCCGCACGCCCAGGGTCGAAGCCGCGATGCGCCGGACGCCGCGGCACCTGTTCCTGCCCGGAGTGCCACTGGAGCAGGCGTACGCCGACGGTCCCGTCTACACCAAGACCGATGGCTGCGGCACCTCCATCAGCGCCGCCTCGCAACCCCGGATCGTGGCCATGATGCTCGAACAACTCGACGCCCAACCAGGCCACCGGGTCATGGAGGCCGGCGCCGGCACCGGCTACAACGCCGCACTTGTGGCAGCCATTGTCGGAGACACCGGACACGTCGTCACGATCGACATCGACGACGACCTCGTCGCCGGGGCACGCGAGCATCTCGCCGCCGCCGGCGTCACCAACGTCGAAGTCGTTCAGAAGGACGGCGCGCTCGGGCATCGCGATTGCGCTCCGTACGACCGGATCATCGCCACCGTCGGGGCGTGGGAAACGCCCACCGCGTGGCTGGAGCAGCTCGCCCCGGACGGTCGCCTCGTCGTACCGCTCCGCCTCCGCGGTGCCGCGTCCCGGTCGATCATCTTCGAACGGCACGACGGCGGATGGCGCGACAACGGCAGCGAGCTGGCTGTCTTCATGCCGCTCCGTGGCATCGGTGACGACGCTCGGCGCCTCGTCGCCCTCACCCCCGAGCAGGATGTGACCCTGCAGGTACACAAGGACCAGGACGTCGAGGCAGCGGCACTCGCCGGCGTACTGGACACCGAGCCGTACGAGCTGTGGACCGACGTCCTCTTCCCGCCGATGGTGCCCTACGAGTGGATGGACCTCTGGCTCGCCTGCCGCCTCGACAACGCCATCATGCGGCTGAACGCCCAGCCCGTGGCCATCGAACGCGGCACGGTGGCACCCATGTTCCCCTGGGGTGCGATGGCCACCACCCGCGGTGCCGACCTCGCGTACCTCACCATCCGGCCTGCGCCGCCGGCCGCTGATGGCGGAAAGCTGTACGAGGTCGGCGTCATTGGCCACGGGCCAGGCGGCAAGGACCTCGCGCAGCATGTCAGCGAGGAGATCCGCATTTGGAACGCCGACTACCGCTCCCGCACGGTCCGCTTCGAGATTCCCGACGCGCCCGTCGCCGCGGACCCTTCCATCGGGCGCTTCATCCTCTCCCGCCCGCACCACCCCATCACCGTCACCTGGCGCTGA
- a CDS encoding methyltransferase domain-containing protein, with translation MTPPSSTLRAADQIAYLDQAAASDPGRQYKQQLLTALDLRPGHVVLDVGCGPGTDLPALANAVGDRGAVIGIDHDPAMLEQAQQRTAAHTHVTVRAGDAHALPLDDASIDRARTDRVLQHLTDPRQALAELRRVVRPGGLVALAEPDWDTLAIDAADTATSRAYTRYVTSKVVRNAAIGRQLGRLLNDVGFEVASIQATVAMFHDYQAADAILRMPAVAQRAWQSGALDENAARTWLTSLTNGPFLAAFTFFTAIGRVPTTNS, from the coding sequence ATGACCCCGCCCAGCAGCACCCTGCGCGCCGCCGACCAGATCGCCTACCTCGACCAAGCCGCCGCCAGCGATCCCGGGCGCCAATACAAGCAACAACTCCTCACGGCGCTGGACCTGCGCCCAGGCCACGTGGTGCTCGATGTCGGGTGCGGGCCCGGAACCGACCTTCCCGCGCTGGCCAACGCGGTCGGAGACAGGGGAGCCGTCATCGGCATCGATCACGACCCAGCGATGCTGGAGCAAGCCCAGCAACGAACCGCAGCGCACACACACGTCACGGTTCGAGCCGGCGATGCCCACGCCCTGCCACTCGACGACGCCAGCATCGACCGTGCCCGCACCGACCGGGTGCTGCAACACCTCACCGACCCCCGCCAGGCACTGGCCGAACTGCGACGAGTCGTACGTCCCGGCGGCCTGGTCGCACTGGCCGAACCAGACTGGGACACCCTCGCCATCGACGCCGCCGACACCGCAACGAGCCGCGCCTACACCCGCTACGTCACCAGCAAGGTGGTTCGCAACGCCGCTATCGGACGGCAACTCGGCCGACTCCTCAACGACGTCGGGTTCGAAGTCGCCTCCATCCAGGCCACCGTCGCCATGTTCCACGACTACCAAGCCGCAGACGCCATCCTGCGGATGCCCGCCGTCGCCCAGCGCGCATGGCAGTCCGGAGCCCTCGACGAGAACGCCGCCCGGACCTGGCTCACCAGCCTGACCAACGGCCCATTCCTGGCCGCCTTCACGTTCTTCACCGCCATCGGCCGCGTTCCCACCACAAACAGCTAG
- a CDS encoding tyrosine-type recombinase/integrase, producing MALAVVRSIDAPRRLRTAAELEDFEQELVDQYALASAGSGITDRQIVKERYVLFEFIRFLGEPVWTCQPGDADRYLVHLRKDRGLAPATVTGKAWVVAQFFDFLLTRYQGDIHALTGHVLVQPIDEYNRPPKPYTANVRVPPSDGEVETLFGAWRGALPQARKYLPAARDYLAASLWRRAGLRITETAMLDIRDWRPDLGELGKLHVRFGKGSHGRGPKSRMVPGINSIGELLQWWLVDVRHQFGDDWADPHAPLLPSERRDPVTGRCERIGTNALRNGLASAVQRWLPSWQSRLTPHGLRHYCASSLYARGVDLKAIQELLGHSWLQTTTGYIHVHDKHIEHAWAAANERVTARLTETTRG from the coding sequence ATGGCGCTGGCGGTGGTGCGGTCGATCGATGCCCCGCGTCGGCTGCGGACAGCGGCCGAGTTGGAGGACTTCGAGCAGGAGTTGGTCGATCAGTACGCCTTGGCGTCGGCTGGTTCGGGGATCACCGATCGGCAGATCGTGAAGGAGCGGTACGTACTGTTCGAGTTCATCCGGTTCCTTGGCGAGCCGGTGTGGACGTGCCAGCCTGGCGACGCCGACCGGTACCTGGTGCACCTGCGCAAGGATCGCGGGCTGGCTCCGGCGACGGTGACGGGGAAGGCGTGGGTTGTTGCGCAGTTCTTCGACTTTCTGCTGACGCGGTACCAAGGAGACATCCACGCGCTGACCGGCCATGTGCTGGTGCAGCCGATCGACGAGTACAACCGGCCGCCGAAGCCGTACACGGCAAATGTGCGAGTTCCCCCGTCCGACGGCGAGGTAGAGACCCTGTTCGGCGCTTGGCGCGGGGCGTTGCCCCAGGCGCGTAAGTATCTTCCGGCGGCACGGGACTATCTGGCGGCGTCGTTGTGGCGCCGGGCCGGCCTGCGGATCACCGAGACCGCGATGTTGGACATCCGTGACTGGCGGCCGGACCTGGGTGAGCTGGGCAAGCTGCACGTGCGCTTCGGCAAGGGCAGCCACGGCCGCGGGCCCAAGTCCCGAATGGTGCCCGGGATCAACTCGATCGGCGAGCTGCTGCAGTGGTGGCTGGTCGACGTGCGGCATCAGTTCGGCGACGACTGGGCAGACCCGCACGCGCCGTTGCTGCCCAGCGAACGTCGCGACCCGGTCACCGGCCGGTGTGAACGTATCGGCACCAACGCTCTGCGCAACGGCCTTGCTTCGGCGGTGCAACGGTGGCTGCCTTCCTGGCAGAGCCGGCTGACCCCGCACGGCCTGCGCCACTACTGCGCGTCGTCGCTCTACGCCCGAGGGGTTGACCTGAAGGCGATCCAGGAACTGCTCGGGCATTCGTGGTTGCAGACGACCACTGGCTACATCCACGTGCACGACAAGCACATCGAGCACGCCTGGGCCGCGGCGAACGAGCGTGTGACGGCACGCCTGACCGAGACGACGAGGGGGTAG
- a CDS encoding TadE family protein yields the protein MRAPLIRPRPAGRGRINPCCRDRGSSPVEFAIIALPMLLLTFAVVQTGLVFFAQSIALAAATQGVNGARGYQSTAAAGESRALNFLSTAGAGLENRQVVVTRTATEVRVTVTGRAITVLPGFNWTISRSAHGPVERPTAP from the coding sequence ATGAGAGCGCCCCTCATCCGCCCACGCCCGGCCGGGCGCGGGCGGATCAACCCCTGCTGCCGCGACCGTGGCAGCTCGCCGGTGGAGTTCGCCATCATCGCGCTGCCGATGCTCCTGCTGACCTTCGCCGTCGTCCAGACCGGGTTGGTCTTCTTCGCCCAGTCCATCGCGCTGGCAGCCGCCACCCAGGGCGTCAACGGCGCCCGTGGCTACCAGTCCACAGCCGCAGCCGGCGAGAGTCGAGCCCTCAACTTCCTGTCCACCGCCGGAGCCGGCCTGGAGAACCGGCAGGTCGTCGTCACTCGTACGGCAACGGAGGTACGAGTCACCGTCACCGGCCGGGCGATCACCGTGCTTCCCGGCTTCAATTGGACGATCAGCAGATCCGCGCATGGCCCGGTAGAACGGCCGACCGCACCATGA
- a CDS encoding helix-turn-helix domain-containing protein: MRWNLRMKAAERGIWKSTELRRRLAEAGLEISAGKMSALWTGTPTTIRLDDLELICAVLDCTPTDLLVCEADKVAARRPAKTAIACGEATPITPRLGRTRSAPPV; the protein is encoded by the coding sequence ATGCGGTGGAACCTGCGGATGAAGGCTGCCGAGCGGGGAATCTGGAAGTCCACCGAGCTGCGCCGCCGGCTGGCCGAGGCCGGACTGGAGATCAGCGCCGGGAAGATGTCGGCGCTGTGGACCGGCACGCCGACCACGATCCGGCTCGACGACCTGGAGCTGATCTGCGCGGTGCTGGACTGCACGCCCACCGACCTGCTCGTCTGCGAGGCGGACAAGGTCGCCGCACGACGCCCCGCCAAGACAGCCATCGCCTGCGGCGAGGCCACGCCGATCACCCCGCGGCTGGGCCGGACCCGATCGGCGCCACCGGTATGA
- a CDS encoding LysM peptidoglycan-binding domain-containing protein, translating into MARTAITAGRGQQALTALGALVLVAVIAALPILLLWAAGNPLAELGGWFATLTDDPGAATSQAWQALSTRDDGDLFLWALSLVAWVAAALAAWTWVTFLVAVVAEAAAQVQGRRKGRIPRRIAQVPGMRLQQRAAAALVAAILGGLAAPALASAAAPAAAVQPMTVGPTTAAEATEQPSPAPTHAATAENHLEHTVERGESLLAIAERYNVSWQRLAEANHGLPQPDGRSLQPGNTRVYAGWTLRIPLATAPTATITSTQASPAAATARISYLVARGDWLSGVAQRFLGDADRYVEIADLNPQLKRRDARFPDHIEPGWRILLPEEARDRGPVERAQGLVVNGDRARPSPPASEADSASADPRPGAAADSPADASGSRQGDASSSPAVAPTSPPTATATPSASASSPADERTATARPTDEAEQGRTQPVQDGEVNEGILLGSLAGAGLLSALLLAAVVRRRTRQRQHRRSGRRLPHPRSGATERALRVAEQPADVDRLDLALRSLAAALAEREQPLPDIAAAWIVDQSVTVVLTTPGAQPPAPWIDDRGHWTLPGDVTVPAVTEQLAPLPALVAVGSQPGRHLLLDLERLGSLAIAGDSERTLALLRYIACELACNAWSDDVEIIVTGFPAYEAELLVALNPDRVRAASSVSEAVTRLRRRAAAVAAALSASGAADALAGRISDNGEAWAPQVLLVADPDADDLDLLDEFGKELREAGRCAVAVASTARVHAATGPNTAIIDEDGTLHLALPYFLVDGAAAGLPVRELEPLVEIMAQARSATDESVPPAAEPEDWAEGTDAAGSVLELLTAAAVAEPAISQAPENDESNLSDASAPPDPIVAVPRIDSGHAGYAGPRREVNAAIRQRRRQSDPELDSDLRAWREQDNARPRISVLGPVDVDAPGPAPAQRRRFHAELIVYLAQRGARGASAEQLTDALWPEQQVKDASRRVAITRARRWLGERQDGRAWLPEMGSDRLYRLEPGYLLDWHLFRRLRSRGQSRGPAGVKDLRAALELVRGAPLDGADRAYAVGARNPFTWLPESDIYPGHITSAIVDTAHDLAELYLEAGDPAGARWAVQQAWLADPDRADDGPWRDIMRAAHAEGHAAELRNLLGELMRVREAEVPEDLTPTTYALLRELLPDLLAATG; encoded by the coding sequence GTGGCACGCACCGCAATCACCGCCGGCCGCGGCCAACAGGCCCTTACCGCCCTCGGTGCTCTCGTCCTGGTTGCCGTGATCGCTGCTCTGCCGATTCTGCTGCTCTGGGCCGCCGGCAATCCTCTTGCCGAGCTCGGCGGCTGGTTCGCCACCCTCACCGACGACCCGGGCGCCGCAACCAGCCAGGCCTGGCAGGCACTCAGCACGCGTGACGACGGAGATCTGTTCCTGTGGGCCCTGTCGCTGGTCGCCTGGGTGGCCGCCGCCCTGGCCGCGTGGACCTGGGTAACCTTCCTCGTCGCCGTCGTCGCGGAGGCCGCCGCGCAGGTACAGGGCCGCCGGAAGGGACGTATTCCGCGTCGCATCGCCCAGGTTCCCGGCATGCGTCTCCAGCAGCGAGCCGCAGCCGCGCTGGTGGCTGCCATCCTCGGTGGCCTTGCCGCGCCGGCCCTGGCATCGGCTGCCGCCCCCGCCGCCGCCGTTCAACCCATGACGGTCGGACCCACAACGGCTGCCGAGGCGACCGAACAGCCGAGCCCCGCGCCGACCCATGCAGCGACGGCAGAGAATCACCTCGAGCACACCGTGGAGCGCGGCGAGAGCCTGCTGGCCATCGCCGAGCGCTACAACGTCTCGTGGCAGCGCCTGGCCGAGGCGAACCACGGGTTGCCGCAACCAGACGGGCGCAGCCTCCAACCAGGTAACACCCGGGTCTACGCCGGATGGACCCTGCGCATCCCGCTGGCCACCGCCCCGACCGCCACCATCACGTCGACCCAGGCCTCACCTGCTGCAGCTACTGCTCGGATCAGCTATTTGGTCGCACGCGGTGACTGGCTGTCGGGTGTAGCACAGCGCTTCCTTGGGGACGCCGACCGCTACGTCGAGATCGCCGACCTCAACCCGCAACTCAAGAGGCGTGACGCTCGCTTCCCCGACCACATCGAGCCCGGATGGCGGATTCTGCTGCCCGAGGAGGCTCGCGATCGCGGCCCCGTCGAGCGAGCTCAGGGTCTGGTCGTGAATGGCGACCGCGCTCGGCCGAGCCCGCCCGCTTCGGAAGCTGACAGCGCGTCGGCCGATCCCCGTCCAGGGGCAGCCGCCGACAGCCCCGCGGATGCGTCCGGTTCGAGGCAAGGAGACGCGAGCTCGTCGCCGGCCGTCGCTCCCACAAGCCCCCCGACTGCTACGGCTACGCCCTCCGCCTCGGCCAGCTCACCTGCCGACGAACGGACAGCGACGGCACGTCCCACCGATGAGGCAGAACAGGGACGCACGCAGCCAGTACAGGACGGCGAAGTCAACGAGGGAATACTCTTGGGGTCGCTCGCCGGCGCAGGTCTGCTCTCCGCGCTGCTGCTCGCCGCCGTCGTACGTCGGCGAACCCGTCAGCGCCAGCACCGTCGGTCCGGTCGCCGACTACCGCATCCCCGCAGTGGGGCGACGGAACGCGCGCTGCGGGTCGCCGAGCAACCTGCCGACGTCGACCGGCTCGACCTCGCCCTGCGCAGCCTCGCCGCAGCGCTGGCCGAACGCGAGCAACCCCTGCCGGACATCGCCGCCGCCTGGATCGTCGACCAGAGCGTCACCGTCGTGCTCACCACACCGGGTGCCCAGCCGCCCGCGCCATGGATTGACGACCGGGGGCACTGGACCCTGCCCGGGGATGTCACCGTGCCAGCCGTCACCGAGCAACTCGCGCCGCTGCCCGCCCTCGTCGCCGTCGGGTCCCAGCCGGGCCGGCACCTCCTGCTCGACCTCGAACGCCTGGGCAGCCTCGCCATCGCTGGCGACAGCGAGCGCACCCTGGCACTGCTGCGTTACATCGCCTGCGAGCTGGCCTGCAACGCATGGTCCGACGACGTCGAGATCATCGTCACCGGCTTCCCGGCGTACGAGGCCGAACTTCTGGTCGCGCTCAACCCGGACCGGGTGCGGGCAGCCTCGTCCGTCAGTGAGGCCGTCACTCGCCTCCGACGGCGAGCCGCCGCCGTGGCCGCCGCCCTCTCCGCCTCTGGAGCAGCGGACGCACTCGCGGGCCGAATCTCCGACAACGGCGAGGCATGGGCACCCCAGGTGCTGCTCGTCGCCGATCCGGATGCCGACGACCTCGATCTGCTCGACGAGTTCGGCAAAGAGCTACGGGAGGCCGGCCGGTGCGCTGTCGCGGTCGCCAGTACCGCCCGGGTCCACGCGGCGACCGGCCCGAACACGGCCATCATCGACGAGGACGGGACCCTGCATCTCGCCCTGCCTTATTTTCTCGTCGACGGTGCCGCAGCGGGCCTGCCCGTACGCGAGCTGGAACCGCTTGTCGAGATCATGGCGCAGGCCCGGAGCGCCACGGACGAGTCGGTCCCGCCGGCCGCCGAGCCGGAGGACTGGGCCGAGGGCACCGACGCGGCCGGCTCAGTGCTTGAACTTCTCACCGCGGCCGCCGTTGCCGAACCCGCGATATCGCAGGCACCCGAGAACGATGAGTCGAACCTCTCTGACGCATCGGCGCCACCAGATCCCATCGTTGCTGTCCCGCGGATCGACAGCGGCCACGCGGGTTACGCCGGGCCACGGCGAGAGGTCAACGCGGCGATCCGGCAGCGCCGCCGCCAGTCCGACCCCGAGCTCGATTCAGACCTACGGGCCTGGCGTGAGCAGGACAATGCTCGTCCCCGTATCAGTGTGCTCGGCCCGGTGGATGTCGATGCACCGGGCCCGGCGCCTGCTCAGCGTCGTCGCTTCCACGCGGAACTCATCGTCTACCTCGCCCAGCGCGGCGCTCGCGGAGCCTCCGCCGAGCAGCTCACCGACGCGTTGTGGCCCGAGCAGCAGGTCAAGGACGCCAGCCGCCGCGTGGCCATCACGCGAGCCCGGCGATGGCTGGGGGAGAGGCAGGACGGCAGGGCCTGGCTGCCCGAGATGGGATCCGATCGGCTGTACCGGCTTGAGCCGGGATACCTACTGGACTGGCATCTCTTCCGTCGCCTCCGCAGCCGTGGGCAGAGCCGCGGCCCGGCCGGGGTCAAGGACCTACGCGCCGCGCTGGAGCTGGTACGCGGAGCACCACTCGACGGCGCCGACCGGGCGTACGCAGTTGGAGCACGCAATCCCTTCACCTGGCTGCCCGAGTCCGACATCTATCCCGGGCACATCACGTCCGCAATCGTGGACACTGCCCATGACCTCGCCGAGCTGTACCTCGAGGCGGGGGACCCCGCCGGAGCTCGGTGGGCGGTACAGCAGGCATGGCTGGCCGACCCAGACCGCGCTGACGACGGACCCTGGCGCGACATCATGCGGGCTGCCCACGCAGAGGGACACGCCGCAGAACTACGCAATCTGCTGGGAGAGCTGATGCGCGTCCGCGAGGCCGAGGTGCCGGAGGACCTCACACCGACCACATATGCCCTGCTGCGTGAGCTCCTTCCGGACCTGCTCGCAGCCACCGGCTGA
- a CDS encoding nucleotidyltransferase family protein — protein sequence MSEIEGMEQVPSHLWQYAQDQAFLSDAAGETKRFLTELARDASIDVHLVEARPKTLASYTEKSQKTNDDGTPKYTDPAAQIHDCVAARVIVYTTRARNDLADLIVSRCEYRERQNPGDKKHNGYDSEHIVISGIKDPAVQRRYVALAKYLGKYQGLEIQVRSVAGHAWAEYEHDIRYKSGAYQELTPGDKGRVDQYFVEAGGMRRYMDNIFDEIEELLRPQETGDVAPADEPVIGVDEPSPEGLNPTPLDPAALGELIADRFPRDEPGDSPSLAVLVEQLAALDVTTIGQLEAALSNLEEGQVARLMDYPTETTQVRKLDDELLAVFLDRYVEAAGDADRRQLLRLRLRRVRGRFTIYSLEEPNRTRRPVAAARAVRDLVKFVAEHAGIPATIIGGAIGASQNDVTPGYFPKEVQTSAGPVYVATNLSRSYAENLMRELVSRVPGSGLSVKRAGDLLCEAPPEISAADSA from the coding sequence GTGTCCGAGATTGAAGGCATGGAACAGGTCCCTTCGCACCTGTGGCAGTACGCGCAGGATCAGGCTTTCCTTTCCGACGCGGCCGGCGAGACGAAACGCTTCCTCACCGAGTTGGCGCGGGATGCCAGCATCGACGTCCACCTAGTGGAGGCACGCCCCAAGACCCTGGCCTCGTACACGGAGAAATCACAGAAGACGAACGACGACGGAACACCGAAGTACACCGACCCCGCTGCGCAAATCCATGACTGCGTGGCGGCCCGCGTAATCGTCTACACCACCCGAGCGCGCAACGACCTGGCAGATCTCATTGTGAGCCGCTGCGAGTACCGGGAACGGCAGAATCCCGGCGACAAAAAGCACAACGGGTACGACAGCGAGCACATCGTCATCTCCGGCATCAAGGATCCTGCCGTCCAGCGACGCTACGTGGCTCTCGCAAAGTACCTCGGTAAGTACCAGGGCTTGGAGATCCAGGTGCGCAGTGTGGCGGGTCACGCGTGGGCGGAGTACGAGCACGACATCCGCTACAAGTCCGGCGCATACCAGGAGCTGACGCCCGGCGACAAGGGGCGGGTGGATCAGTACTTCGTTGAGGCTGGCGGCATGCGCCGGTACATGGACAATATCTTCGACGAGATCGAGGAGTTGCTCCGGCCGCAGGAGACCGGCGACGTCGCACCGGCTGACGAGCCCGTGATCGGGGTGGACGAGCCGTCGCCGGAGGGTCTCAACCCGACTCCACTGGACCCAGCAGCACTGGGCGAGCTGATCGCCGACCGCTTCCCAAGAGATGAGCCGGGCGACTCGCCGTCGCTCGCCGTTCTCGTCGAACAGTTGGCCGCGCTGGACGTGACCACGATCGGCCAGCTGGAAGCGGCGCTCTCCAACCTCGAAGAGGGCCAGGTCGCCCGGCTGATGGACTATCCGACCGAGACGACCCAGGTCCGGAAGTTGGACGACGAGTTGCTCGCCGTCTTCCTCGACCGCTACGTCGAGGCCGCTGGGGACGCCGACCGGCGGCAACTGCTGCGCCTGCGGCTCCGCCGTGTACGCGGCCGGTTCACGATCTACTCCTTGGAGGAGCCGAACCGCACCCGGCGACCCGTCGCCGCCGCGCGAGCCGTACGCGATCTAGTGAAGTTCGTCGCCGAGCACGCGGGCATACCGGCAACGATCATCGGCGGCGCCATCGGCGCGAGCCAAAACGACGTGACACCGGGATATTTTCCGAAGGAGGTACAGACCTCCGCCGGCCCGGTGTACGTCGCGACGAATCTGTCTCGCTCCTACGCCGAGAACCTGATGCGCGAGTTGGTCTCGCGGGTTCCCGGCTCGGGACTTAGTGTCAAGCGGGCCGGCGACCTCCTCTGCGAGGCGCCTCCGGAAATCTCGGCAGCGGATTCCGCTTGA
- a CDS encoding TadE/TadG family type IV pilus assembly protein has protein sequence MTRCFGSSRQPGQEETRDTSDKIMKAAIRRLSDDDGRITIWFAVLAPAFLALIGLIVDGGAKIRAYQRADNIAAEAARAGGQAIKAGQAIDGGAKEIDPSRAASAVQAYLDDLDGVTGSVRVNNPQQLTVTVTVTYNPILLDLFGGGGGTTVTGRATANLIAQ, from the coding sequence ATGACCAGGTGCTTCGGCAGCTCAAGACAACCCGGCCAGGAAGAAACCCGTGACACTTCTGACAAGATCATGAAAGCCGCCATCCGCCGGCTGAGCGACGACGACGGCCGGATCACGATCTGGTTCGCCGTCCTCGCACCCGCCTTCCTCGCCCTGATCGGCCTCATAGTCGACGGCGGCGCCAAGATACGCGCCTACCAGCGCGCGGACAACATCGCCGCCGAGGCGGCCCGTGCTGGCGGGCAAGCAATCAAGGCCGGACAGGCCATAGACGGCGGTGCCAAGGAGATCGACCCCTCGCGCGCCGCCTCCGCCGTGCAGGCGTACCTCGACGATCTCGACGGGGTCACCGGCAGCGTCCGTGTCAACAACCCCCAACAGCTCACGGTCACCGTCACCGTCACCTACAACCCGATCCTGCTCGACCTGTTCGGCGGGGGCGGCGGCACGACGGTGACCGGCCGGGCGACCGCGAACCTGATCGCCCAGTAG